In Streptomyces sp. NBC_01707, a genomic segment contains:
- a CDS encoding right-handed parallel beta-helix repeat-containing protein, producing MSWTRRLLVVLVALAAALLAAPAAQAHEERPVTLPDGSGSVPVHRAGEPDLLVCKSDRADFERRISGFPAKLRARNLELFDRCRKSGYRHLQQAVDQVGRPGMNIAILPGLYEEEPSLPRPTGECARLKAPNSKLGYQILSYAQQKQCPHNQNLVAILGKKQLQIEGTGAARTDVVIDAKYQKLNAIRADGSDGIYFKNFTAQRTTFNSLYVLAQDGFVIDDVLTRWNDEYGFLTFASDHGLYKNCESYGNGDSGIYPGSASDINDGYRYDVPRYSIEITGCRSHHNMVGYSGTAGDSVHVHDNEFDHNMGGASMDSAFPGHPGLPQNHARFERNLIHDNNADYYPYVADGTCAEPPVERGYEEGVVCPQISMPPGTGIITAGGNWNIYENNWIYGQRRAAFFLSAVPAFIRGENALAKQVDTSHHNRYAGNHLGTDKAGRSRPNRTDVWWDGQGEGNCWQSDTGPSTPRSLPECGAARGTVSGRTDRLVGEPVKLAQLLVCADYDVRARRLPAGCDWYGARGIERIEVQIALGVALVLVLVGGVLWWRRLRHSRPATAATVLGMIGLALDVAGATTGLASSYLPAVALLLTGAWWTGIGLVLRGERPGLGWTTTVLGVLTLLDAFDKAVLMIPWIPIGPAWVRGLLGVIWVLWAVVASARHGGPAVGKGTAAGPDSDPEADDAADAHGGDEARAGVDAGSGSAASGPDAHSGSDRSSAQDRDPA from the coding sequence ATGTCGTGGACACGAAGACTTCTGGTGGTCCTGGTGGCACTGGCTGCCGCACTCCTCGCGGCCCCGGCCGCCCAGGCACACGAGGAACGGCCGGTGACGCTGCCCGACGGTTCCGGCAGTGTCCCGGTCCACCGCGCCGGCGAACCGGATCTGCTGGTCTGCAAGAGCGACCGGGCCGACTTCGAACGCCGGATATCCGGCTTTCCGGCGAAGCTCCGGGCACGCAATCTCGAACTCTTCGACCGGTGCCGGAAGTCCGGCTACCGCCACCTGCAACAGGCCGTCGACCAGGTCGGCAGACCCGGTATGAACATCGCGATCCTGCCCGGCCTGTACGAGGAGGAGCCCTCGCTGCCCAGACCGACGGGGGAGTGCGCGAGGCTCAAGGCGCCCAACTCGAAGCTCGGCTACCAGATCCTGTCGTACGCGCAGCAGAAGCAGTGTCCGCACAACCAGAACCTGGTGGCGATCCTCGGCAAGAAGCAGCTCCAGATCGAGGGGACCGGGGCGGCGCGCACCGACGTCGTCATCGACGCCAAGTACCAGAAGCTCAACGCGATCCGCGCGGACGGCTCCGACGGCATCTACTTCAAGAACTTCACCGCCCAGCGCACCACGTTCAACTCGCTGTACGTGCTGGCCCAGGACGGCTTCGTCATCGACGACGTCCTCACCCGGTGGAACGACGAGTACGGCTTCCTCACCTTCGCCAGTGACCACGGCCTGTACAAGAACTGCGAGTCGTACGGCAACGGCGACTCCGGCATCTACCCCGGCAGCGCGTCGGACATCAACGACGGATACCGCTACGACGTGCCGCGCTACTCGATCGAGATCACCGGCTGCCGCAGCCACCACAACATGGTCGGCTACTCCGGTACCGCGGGCGACTCCGTCCACGTCCACGACAACGAGTTCGACCACAACATGGGCGGCGCCTCCATGGACAGCGCCTTCCCGGGCCACCCTGGCCTCCCGCAGAACCACGCACGGTTCGAACGCAACCTGATCCACGACAACAACGCCGACTACTACCCGTACGTCGCCGACGGCACCTGCGCCGAACCGCCCGTGGAGCGCGGCTACGAGGAGGGTGTCGTCTGCCCGCAGATCTCCATGCCGCCGGGCACCGGAATCATCACCGCGGGCGGCAACTGGAACATCTACGAGAACAACTGGATCTACGGTCAGCGCCGCGCCGCCTTCTTCCTGAGTGCCGTCCCCGCCTTCATCCGCGGCGAGAACGCCCTGGCGAAGCAGGTCGACACCTCGCACCACAACCGGTACGCGGGCAACCACCTCGGCACGGACAAGGCGGGCCGCTCCCGGCCCAACCGCACCGATGTGTGGTGGGACGGCCAAGGCGAAGGCAACTGCTGGCAGTCGGACACCGGACCGTCCACACCGCGCTCGCTTCCCGAGTGCGGGGCGGCGCGCGGCACGGTCTCCGGCCGCACCGATCGACTGGTGGGCGAACCGGTCAAGCTCGCCCAATTGCTGGTCTGCGCAGACTACGACGTGCGGGCGCGGCGGCTGCCGGCCGGCTGCGACTGGTACGGCGCACGCGGTATCGAGCGCATCGAGGTGCAGATCGCGCTGGGTGTCGCCCTGGTGCTCGTGCTGGTCGGCGGGGTGCTGTGGTGGCGCCGCCTGCGGCACAGCCGGCCGGCCACGGCGGCCACGGTGCTCGGCATGATCGGCCTCGCGCTGGATGTGGCCGGTGCGACGACGGGCCTCGCGTCCTCCTATCTGCCCGCGGTGGCGCTGCTGCTGACCGGGGCGTGGTGGACGGGCATCGGGCTCGTACTGCGTGGTGAGCGGCCCGGACTGGGCTGGACCACGACGGTGCTGGGAGTCCTGACCCTGCTCGACGCCTTCGACAAGGCCGTCCTGATGATCCCGTGGATCCCGATCGGCCCGGCCTGGGTGCGCGGTCTCCTCGGCGTCATCTGGGTGCTGTGGGCGGTGGTGGCCTCGGCGCGCCACGGTGGTCCCGCGGTGGGGAAGGGGACGGCCGCGGGGCCGGACTCGGACCCGGAGGCCGATGATGCGGCGGACGCACATGGCGGCGACGAGGCGAGGGCCGGGGTGGATGCGGGGTCCGGATCGGCGGCTTCCGGGCCGGACGCGCATTCCGGGTCCGACCGGAGCTCCGCACAGGATCGGGACCCGGCATGA
- a CDS encoding cupredoxin domain-containing protein: protein MKRPRRRLRLSRLNRRTARTAFRRLTVAILTAGVLVGGASACGGRATTHHRPGTSHEQATGSVGRLLAADDGSGRRLRQVDAEGAPAVTVAVRPDSEDGWNVHISVRNFSFTPDSVGGAALPGRGHALLLLDGHPLARLYGPWYHLPRSLVRGAGGGRTLTARLYADDHTAWAVHSTPIQATTPLTTTPSVLPSAEPRPDRTLEIVISHGKVSPAPGRIEIKKGQRIELRVRTDHADTLHVHGYDKEARLPAGRTTTLALTADRTGLFEVETHESALLLTQLVVR from the coding sequence ATGAAGCGACCCCGCAGGCGCCTGCGGCTCAGCAGGCTCAACAGGCGCACGGCGCGCACGGCCTTCCGCCGGCTCACCGTCGCCATCCTCACCGCAGGAGTCCTCGTGGGCGGTGCGAGTGCCTGTGGCGGGCGGGCGACCACCCATCACCGACCCGGCACCAGTCATGAACAGGCCACCGGCAGCGTCGGACGGCTCCTCGCTGCCGACGACGGATCCGGTCGCCGGCTCCGGCAGGTCGACGCCGAGGGCGCCCCCGCCGTGACCGTCGCCGTACGGCCGGACTCCGAGGACGGGTGGAACGTCCACATCTCCGTACGGAACTTCAGCTTCACCCCGGACAGCGTCGGCGGCGCGGCACTCCCCGGACGCGGCCACGCCCTGCTCCTTCTCGACGGTCACCCACTGGCCAGGCTCTACGGCCCCTGGTACCACCTCCCCCGCTCCCTCGTCCGTGGTGCGGGCGGCGGCCGCACCCTCACGGCGCGGCTGTACGCCGACGATCACACCGCCTGGGCCGTGCACTCCACCCCGATCCAGGCCACCACCCCGCTCACCACCACTCCTTCCGTCCTCCCGTCCGCCGAGCCCCGCCCCGACCGGACTCTGGAGATCGTCATCTCTCACGGCAAGGTCAGCCCCGCCCCCGGCCGTATCGAGATCAAGAAGGGGCAGCGCATCGAGCTGCGCGTCCGTACCGACCACGCCGACACCCTCCACGTCCACGGCTACGACAAGGAAGCGCGCCTGCCCGCCGGACGGACCACCACCCTTGCCCTCACCGCCGACCGCACCGGGCTCTTCGAGGTCGAGACCCATGAGTCCGCACTGCTCCTGACCCAGCTCGTCGTACGGTGA
- a CDS encoding TetR/AcrR family transcriptional regulator has product MEPVPHANTNLRRAPVQQRSAERLSRILDACAELLDETGYEQLSTRAVAARAEVPIGSVYRFFSNKRALADALARRNLDSYAERITGRLAAIPAADWRSAIDAVLDEYLEMKRSVPGFALVDFGAPAPVEDPASDANHRVADRLTHLLSGHLGRTPDGDLLRTILVCVEAADALLQLAFRNEPSGDQAIVAETRILIQAYLARVLD; this is encoded by the coding sequence ATGGAGCCCGTGCCCCATGCGAATACGAACCTCCGCCGCGCCCCCGTGCAGCAGCGCAGTGCCGAACGCCTCTCCCGGATACTCGACGCCTGCGCAGAACTCCTCGACGAGACCGGTTACGAGCAGCTCTCCACCCGGGCCGTCGCCGCACGCGCGGAAGTCCCGATCGGATCCGTCTACCGGTTCTTCTCCAACAAGCGGGCCCTCGCCGACGCCCTGGCCCGGCGCAACCTGGACAGTTACGCGGAGCGCATCACCGGCCGCCTGGCCGCCATCCCGGCCGCCGACTGGCGCAGCGCCATCGACGCCGTGCTCGACGAGTACCTCGAGATGAAGCGCTCCGTCCCCGGCTTCGCGCTCGTCGACTTCGGTGCCCCGGCCCCCGTGGAGGACCCGGCCTCCGACGCCAACCACCGCGTCGCGGACCGGCTGACCCACCTGCTCTCCGGCCATCTGGGGCGCACCCCCGACGGAGATCTGCTCCGGACGATCCTGGTCTGCGTCGAAGCCGCCGACGCCCTCCTCCAACTCGCCTTCCGCAACGAGCCGTCGGGCGATCAGGCCATCGTCGCCGAGACGCGCATCCTGATCCAGGCGTACCTGGCCCGGGTCCTGGACTGA
- a CDS encoding molybdopterin oxidoreductase family protein, which translates to MPHDSSSSRESRTALRICPLCEATCGLTLTVEGTRVTGARGDRDDVFSQGFICPKGASFGGLDADPDRLRTPLVRKDGVLQEASWSEAFDAIAAALPALTEQHGRQSVGVVLGNPNVHTMAGALYPPTLLATLRTRALFTASTLDQMPKHVSSGLLFGDPNAIPVPDIDRTDHLLLLGANPLESNGSLCTAPDFPGRLKALRRRGGTLTVVDPRRTRTARLADRHVAIRPGADALLLAALTHVLFEEKLTDPGTLADHLEGLDEVADAVREFTPEAVAEACDVDAPTIRTIARELAAAPTAAVYGRIGSCTVAHGTLASWLVDILNILTGNLDRPGGALFPLSATARAPRPAAPGKGFALGRWTSRVSGHPEAKGELPVAALAEEIETPGGDRIRALIVLAANPVLSAPDGDRLDRALTGLDFMVSVDPYLNETSRHAHVVLPPPPPSQSAHFDFAFNALAVRNQVRYTRPAVPLDDGLLDESEILARLVLAVSGMRGADRSAVAAVDAMIIDRALAKAVVDPLSPVHGRTPAELAAALTGRTGPERRLDLMLRLGPYGEGFGADPDGLTLDRLLAHPHGIDLGPLRPRIPQVLTTRSGRIELLPAAIAADLPRLRTALSDRPGADSLVLVGRRHLRSNNSWMHNVASLGGGSNVCTLQMHPDDAVRLGLADGAPATITAAGGALTAPVEITEGIRAGVVSLPHGWGHDRPGTRTSVASAVPGVNVNQLLDGTLLDPLSGTAVLNGIPVAVAPSAAPSH; encoded by the coding sequence ATGCCGCACGACTCCAGCAGTTCCCGCGAGTCCCGCACCGCCCTGCGTATCTGCCCCCTGTGCGAAGCCACCTGCGGACTCACCCTCACCGTCGAGGGGACACGGGTCACCGGCGCCCGCGGCGACCGGGACGACGTCTTCAGCCAGGGCTTCATCTGCCCCAAGGGCGCTTCCTTCGGCGGGCTCGACGCCGACCCCGACCGGCTCCGCACCCCCCTCGTCCGCAAGGACGGCGTGCTGCAGGAGGCCAGTTGGAGCGAGGCGTTCGACGCGATCGCGGCAGCCCTGCCCGCACTGACCGAACAGCACGGGCGGCAGTCCGTCGGTGTCGTCCTCGGCAACCCGAACGTGCACACCATGGCCGGTGCGCTCTATCCGCCCACCCTGCTGGCCACGCTCCGCACCCGGGCCCTCTTCACCGCGAGCACCCTCGACCAGATGCCCAAACACGTCTCCAGCGGACTGCTCTTCGGTGACCCGAACGCCATCCCGGTGCCGGACATCGACCGCACCGACCATCTGCTGCTCCTCGGCGCCAACCCGCTCGAATCCAACGGCAGCCTCTGCACGGCCCCCGACTTCCCCGGCCGGCTCAAGGCGCTGCGTCGTCGCGGCGGCACCCTCACGGTCGTCGACCCCCGCCGCACCCGGACCGCCCGCCTCGCCGACCGGCATGTCGCCATCCGCCCCGGCGCCGACGCCCTCCTGCTCGCCGCGCTCACCCACGTACTCTTCGAGGAGAAGCTCACCGACCCCGGTACGCTCGCCGACCATCTCGAAGGGCTCGACGAAGTGGCAGACGCCGTACGGGAGTTCACCCCCGAGGCGGTCGCCGAGGCATGCGACGTGGACGCCCCGACCATCCGTACGATCGCCCGGGAGCTGGCAGCCGCCCCCACCGCCGCCGTCTACGGGCGCATCGGCAGCTGCACCGTGGCGCACGGCACCCTCGCCAGCTGGCTCGTCGACATCCTCAACATCCTCACCGGCAACCTCGACCGCCCCGGTGGCGCCCTCTTCCCGCTCTCCGCCACCGCCCGCGCCCCGCGGCCCGCCGCTCCCGGCAAGGGCTTCGCCCTCGGGCGCTGGACGAGCCGGGTCTCCGGGCACCCCGAGGCCAAGGGCGAACTGCCCGTCGCCGCACTCGCCGAGGAGATCGAGACCCCTGGGGGCGACCGGATCCGCGCCCTGATCGTCCTTGCCGCCAACCCCGTGCTCTCCGCACCCGACGGCGACCGCCTGGACCGGGCCCTGACCGGGCTGGACTTCATGGTCAGCGTCGACCCGTACCTCAACGAGACCTCACGCCACGCCCATGTGGTGCTGCCCCCGCCGCCGCCGTCGCAGAGCGCCCACTTCGACTTCGCGTTCAACGCACTCGCCGTACGCAACCAGGTCCGCTACACCCGGCCCGCGGTCCCGCTCGACGACGGCCTCCTCGACGAGAGCGAGATCCTCGCGCGGCTCGTCCTCGCCGTCTCCGGGATGCGCGGAGCCGACCGGTCCGCCGTGGCCGCCGTGGACGCCATGATCATCGACCGGGCGCTGGCCAAGGCCGTCGTCGATCCTCTCTCGCCCGTGCACGGCCGCACCCCCGCCGAACTGGCCGCCGCGCTCACCGGCCGCACCGGGCCGGAACGCCGCCTCGACCTGATGCTCCGCCTCGGCCCGTACGGCGAAGGCTTCGGCGCCGACCCCGACGGCCTCACCCTGGACCGGCTCCTCGCTCATCCGCACGGCATCGATCTCGGCCCGCTCCGGCCCCGCATCCCGCAGGTCCTGACCACCCGCAGCGGACGCATCGAGCTCCTCCCCGCGGCGATCGCCGCCGACCTGCCGAGGCTGCGCACCGCGCTCTCCGACCGGCCGGGAGCCGACTCGCTCGTCCTCGTCGGCCGCCGCCATCTGCGCTCCAACAACAGCTGGATGCACAACGTCGCCTCGCTCGGTGGCGGTTCCAACGTCTGCACCCTCCAGATGCACCCGGACGACGCGGTCCGGCTCGGACTGGCGGACGGCGCCCCCGCCACGATCACCGCGGCCGGCGGTGCACTCACCGCACCCGTGGAGATCACCGAGGGCATCCGGGCCGGAGTGGTGAGCCTTCCGCACGGCTGGGGACACGACCGGCCAGGCACCCGGACGTCCGTCGCGTCCGCCGTCCCCGGAGTCAACGTCAACCAGCTCCTCGACGGCACCCTGCTCGACCCGCTGTCCGGAACCGCCGTCCTCAACGGCATCCCCGTCGCGGTGGCCCCCAGCGCCGCACCAAGTCACTGA
- a CDS encoding CitMHS family transporter — protein MLTILGFAMIATFLVLIMMKKMSPIAALVLIPALFCVAVGQGAKLGDYVIDGVGNLAPTAAMLMFAIVYFGVMIDVGLFDPIVRGILRFCKADPMRIVVGTAVLAAIVSLDGDGSTTFMITVSAMYPLYKRLKMSLVVMTGVAATANGVMNTLPWGGPTARAATALKLDAGDIFVPMIPALGVGLLAVILLAVVLGRRERKRLGFLTLDEAVSQEPETVLVGASGAAGDSDRTRKTSGGAGTGTDVEPEAAAHRDADDEGFKGLDPNRATLRPKLYWFNAGLTVALLTAMITELMPIPVLFLLGAALALTVNFPHMPDQRARIAAHADNVLNVSGMVFAAAVFTGVLSGTGMVEHMADWLVGAIPDGMGPHMAIITGILSVPLTYFMSNDGFYFGVVPVLAEAGAAHGVSPLEIARASLVGQPLHMSSPLVPAVYVLVGMAKVEFGDHTRFTVKWAALTSLVVLCAGLLFGII, from the coding sequence ATGCTGACAATCCTCGGCTTTGCCATGATTGCGACCTTCCTGGTCCTGATCATGATGAAGAAGATGTCGCCGATCGCGGCGCTGGTCCTGATCCCCGCACTGTTCTGTGTCGCCGTCGGACAGGGCGCCAAGCTCGGTGACTACGTGATCGACGGCGTGGGCAACCTGGCCCCGACCGCCGCGATGCTGATGTTCGCCATCGTCTACTTCGGCGTGATGATCGACGTCGGCCTCTTCGACCCGATCGTCCGGGGCATCCTGCGCTTCTGCAAGGCCGACCCGATGCGGATCGTCGTCGGTACGGCGGTGCTCGCCGCGATCGTCTCGCTGGACGGCGACGGCTCCACCACCTTCATGATCACCGTCTCGGCGATGTATCCGCTCTACAAGCGCCTCAAGATGAGCCTCGTCGTGATGACCGGTGTCGCCGCTACGGCCAACGGTGTCATGAACACCCTGCCCTGGGGCGGTCCCACCGCCCGCGCCGCCACCGCGCTCAAGCTGGACGCGGGCGACATCTTCGTCCCGATGATCCCGGCGCTCGGCGTCGGACTGCTCGCGGTCATCCTCCTGGCGGTCGTCCTCGGCCGGCGCGAGCGCAAGCGGCTGGGCTTCCTCACCCTCGACGAGGCAGTGTCCCAGGAGCCCGAGACGGTCCTCGTCGGTGCGAGCGGCGCGGCCGGCGACAGCGACCGCACCCGTAAGACCTCCGGCGGAGCCGGTACGGGCACGGACGTCGAGCCCGAGGCAGCGGCCCACCGCGACGCGGACGACGAAGGCTTCAAGGGTCTCGACCCGAACCGTGCCACCCTGCGGCCCAAGCTCTACTGGTTCAACGCCGGGCTCACCGTCGCCCTCCTCACCGCGATGATCACGGAACTGATGCCGATCCCGGTGCTCTTCCTGCTCGGCGCTGCCCTCGCCCTCACGGTCAACTTCCCCCACATGCCCGACCAGCGGGCCCGTATCGCGGCCCACGCGGACAACGTCCTCAACGTGTCCGGCATGGTCTTCGCCGCCGCCGTGTTCACCGGCGTGCTCTCCGGCACCGGCATGGTCGAGCACATGGCGGACTGGCTCGTCGGCGCGATCCCGGACGGCATGGGCCCGCACATGGCGATCATCACCGGCATCCTGAGCGTCCCGCTCACCTACTTCATGTCCAACGACGGCTTCTACTTCGGCGTCGTCCCCGTGCTCGCCGAGGCCGGCGCGGCCCACGGTGTCTCCCCGCTGGAGATCGCCCGCGCCTCCCTGGTCGGCCAGCCGCTCCACATGTCGTCCCCGCTGGTCCCCGCCGTCTATGTGCTCGTCGGCATGGCGAAGGTCGAATTCGGCGACCACACCAGGTTTACCGTCAAATGGGCCGCGCTCACCTCACTGGTGGTGCTCTGCGCCGGCCTCCTCTTCGGCATCATCTGA
- a CDS encoding MFS transporter, with translation MADTEEPGRSWLLRLVIAFAFAQGAVSMARPAVSYRALSLGADERAIGVITGVYALLPLFAAVPLGRRTDHGRCAPLLPLGVVLIAGGCALSGTAGSLPAMAAWSGVMGLGHLCFVIGAQSIVARQSAPAEQDRNFGHFTIGASLGQLIGPIAAGYVISERDGALAPTSALALVVSAAVAAASFVSLWRIEHRTAPDARAAARAAKVPVGRILRTRGVPAGIFISLAVLSATDILTAYLPVVGEHRSIAPATIGLLLSLRAAATIACRLVMTPMLRRLGRTALLTTTCLLAGLLCAGIALPVPVWALATMLAVLGFCLGVGQPLSMTTVVQAAPAEARSTALALRLTGNRLGQVAAPASAGVIAGVAGTAAPFVMLGALLLAGAGLGMRGGRARTADATPAVPASAPVPRSELPAVNRNRT, from the coding sequence ATGGCCGACACGGAAGAGCCCGGCAGGAGCTGGCTGCTGCGCCTCGTCATCGCCTTCGCCTTCGCGCAGGGGGCGGTGTCGATGGCGCGGCCCGCCGTCTCCTACCGGGCTCTCTCGCTCGGTGCGGACGAGCGCGCCATCGGCGTCATCACCGGGGTGTACGCACTCCTCCCGCTCTTCGCCGCCGTCCCGCTCGGCCGCCGGACGGACCACGGCCGGTGCGCACCTCTGCTGCCCCTCGGTGTCGTCCTGATCGCCGGCGGCTGCGCCCTCAGCGGTACGGCGGGCTCCCTTCCGGCCATGGCGGCGTGGAGCGGTGTGATGGGGCTCGGCCATCTCTGCTTCGTGATCGGCGCCCAGTCGATCGTCGCCCGTCAGTCCGCCCCCGCCGAACAGGACCGAAATTTCGGCCACTTCACCATCGGCGCCTCGCTCGGCCAACTCATCGGGCCGATCGCCGCGGGGTACGTGATCTCCGAGCGGGACGGCGCCCTGGCCCCTACGAGCGCACTCGCCCTGGTCGTCTCGGCGGCCGTCGCCGCCGCGTCCTTCGTCTCGCTCTGGCGCATCGAACACCGCACGGCGCCGGACGCGCGCGCGGCGGCCCGGGCGGCCAAGGTGCCCGTCGGCCGCATCCTGCGTACCCGCGGTGTTCCGGCCGGCATCTTCATCAGCCTCGCCGTGCTCTCCGCGACCGACATCCTCACCGCCTATCTGCCCGTCGTCGGCGAGCACCGCTCCATCGCCCCCGCCACCATCGGGCTGCTGCTCAGCCTGCGGGCCGCGGCCACCATCGCCTGCCGCCTCGTGATGACGCCGATGCTGCGCCGGCTCGGCCGTACGGCGCTGCTCACCACGACCTGTCTGCTGGCCGGGCTGCTCTGCGCGGGCATCGCCCTGCCGGTCCCCGTCTGGGCGCTGGCCACGATGCTCGCCGTGCTCGGCTTCTGTCTCGGGGTCGGCCAGCCCCTGTCGATGACCACCGTCGTCCAGGCGGCCCCGGCGGAGGCCCGCTCCACCGCGCTCGCTCTCCGGCTGACCGGCAACCGGCTCGGTCAGGTCGCGGCCCCTGCGTCCGCCGGTGTGATCGCCGGAGTGGCGGGCACGGCCGCGCCGTTCGTGATGCTGGGTGCGCTTCTGCTCGCGGGGGCGGGGCTGGGGATGCGCGGAGGGCGCGCCCGGACCGCCGACGCGACGCCGGCCGTTCCCGCGTCCGCACCCGTTCCCAGGTCCGAACTGCCCGCCGTGAACCGGAATCGCACCTGA
- a CDS encoding ABC transporter ATP-binding protein produces MTRAISLHHVSKAYGRSQRAVDRFSLSIDPGEFVVLLGPSGCGKSTVLRMIAGLEEITEGELLLDGEPANHLAPRERGMAMVFQNFALYPTMTNRANIGFPLKLENPGQDHTARVENTARMLGIDSVLDRYPGQLSGGERQRVAMGRAISRRPSVFLMDEPLSNLDAKLRNHLRAEISQLTRELGVTTVYVTHDQAEAMSLGDRVAVMRGGRLQQVSPPREVYALPENVFVAAFIGTPRINLLQAVVHAPLEGRMSIDLGRQRLPLPEPLSPDHQLLRIQQGRQIIVGLRSEAARIAAPSQARPGEVALSGIVEHVEYQGHEALVHLNTGSQPAVVPDLESARPDRAPQRRRRAAGGSGIGGGSGGGVGVLERLRERATGHISGRVVALDEPEPDRGHPATRTPDRPAITASDLVVRTGPDMRLRIGGQVPLLVDLAHLYVFDHYGHRICPLPKDIPGLDV; encoded by the coding sequence ATGACTCGCGCCATCTCCCTGCACCACGTCAGCAAGGCGTACGGACGGTCCCAGCGTGCCGTCGACCGCTTCTCGCTCTCCATCGACCCGGGCGAGTTCGTCGTCCTGCTCGGCCCCTCGGGGTGCGGCAAGTCGACCGTGCTCCGCATGATCGCCGGTCTGGAGGAGATCACCGAGGGCGAGCTGCTGCTCGACGGCGAACCGGCCAACCACCTGGCGCCCCGCGAGCGCGGCATGGCCATGGTGTTCCAGAACTTCGCGCTCTACCCGACGATGACCAACCGGGCCAACATAGGCTTCCCGCTGAAGCTGGAGAACCCCGGCCAGGACCACACCGCTCGCGTCGAGAACACGGCGAGGATGCTCGGCATCGACAGTGTCCTCGACCGCTACCCGGGTCAGCTCTCCGGCGGTGAGCGCCAGCGCGTCGCCATGGGCCGGGCCATCTCGCGCCGCCCCTCCGTGTTCCTGATGGACGAGCCGCTCTCCAACCTCGACGCGAAGCTGCGCAACCATCTACGGGCCGAGATCTCGCAGCTGACCCGGGAGCTGGGCGTCACCACCGTCTATGTGACGCATGATCAGGCCGAGGCGATGTCCCTCGGCGACCGGGTCGCCGTGATGCGCGGCGGACGGCTCCAGCAGGTCAGCCCGCCACGCGAGGTCTACGCCCTGCCGGAGAACGTCTTTGTCGCCGCGTTCATCGGCACCCCGCGCATCAACCTTCTCCAGGCCGTCGTCCACGCACCCCTCGAAGGGCGCATGTCGATCGATCTCGGCCGCCAGCGGTTGCCACTGCCCGAACCGCTCAGTCCCGACCACCAGTTGCTCCGGATCCAGCAGGGCCGCCAGATCATTGTCGGACTGCGCTCGGAGGCGGCCAGGATCGCCGCGCCCAGCCAGGCCCGCCCCGGCGAGGTCGCGCTGAGCGGCATCGTCGAACACGTCGAGTACCAGGGGCACGAGGCACTGGTCCACCTGAACACGGGGTCGCAGCCCGCCGTGGTGCCCGACCTCGAATCGGCCCGTCCCGACCGGGCGCCCCAGCGGCGCCGCCGCGCCGCCGGTGGCAGCGGAATCGGCGGTGGTTCCGGTGGTGGGGTGGGCGTACTGGAGCGGCTGAGGGAGCGCGCCACCGGTCACATCAGCGGCCGCGTCGTCGCCCTCGACGAACCGGAACCGGACCGTGGGCACCCCGCCACCCGCACCCCCGACCGCCCCGCGATCACGGCCAGCGACCTGGTCGTCCGTACCGGCCCCGACATGCGGCTGCGCATCGGTGGACAGGTCCCGCTCCTGGTCGACCTCGCGCATCTGTACGTCTTCGACCACTACGGACACCGGATCTGCCCGCTGCCGAAGGACATCCCCGGTCTCGACGTCTGA